CGGCCCGATACAGGGTCTCCGCCGTCTCGGCAAGTTGGGTCTTGGACATGCCGAATCCGTCCGCCAGTCGGCTGATCGTAATTCTTCCAGTCCGATCCATATATGACAGAACCAAGGACTCGTTCTGCATTGGAATTTTCACGGCCCCGGCCATATTGTCCCCTTGCCATATCTGTTCACACATTTTCTGTGCATAATATATGGCGTTGTCGAGCGGACTGCTATCCTTAACCTATCCTGTGTGGAATTCTCCCTCCGGACGTTGAGAAACGATCATTAATCGGTATCTTCTGCATTTGGAAATCGGACAGACAGGGGTCGAGTTCACTCACTTGTCGTAATGGACTGCATCTAATCGCGATCCTTTAGGCCGCTGGTTTTCCAGACCATTCCATAGTTGCGCCACGCGTCCTTAATCCGCTCTTCGATTTCCACGACAGAGCGGTGCGGGAACTTCTGGTGGAGGTCCCTTGCTTCTCTCTTTATATAATCCAAGCTACGTTGGAGGGTTGGGCCTCCGTATATGACCAGATGCTGATCAAGCGAGAGCAGTGGATGAAAATCCACTAGTCGGACCCGCAGGTCGGTTCGATACCGCTAGTCGATCAGCAGTGAGGAAATTCCCCTAGTTCCGCGTAAGTTGCGCCAGACCGAGCCATGGGCCACGGTCCTCTTTAGATGACGCCACCAGCCCCTTGGAGCGCTTGCCCGTAGGTCTTTGTGGTTCAGCCGCCTTGTTCTCCTCATCTTGCTTCCCTTCGTCGTCGCTCATGGAACTACCCTCCGCTGGCAGGGAGATTTTAGCAAACTATCGAACGCGGAGAAATCCGGACAAGGCCTGAGATCGGCCTAGGAAAAAATCGTTCATTCTATCCGGGGCTACTGCTGTTGCTGCGGGTGTCTATAGACACACCTTCGCACCTGCACCACCGCACTGCGGTTTGCCAAGTTACTGCGGTTCCGCACTGCGGCCCGCACTTGCACTACAAAGAAGCACTTCTGCAGGGGAATGCCGACGACCGGAACTCCTAAGCGCCGGCCGCCTTAGGGCGAGTTCGCTCGACTCTAAAGGACTTGACGCCAGCCATGACGAAACCGGTGCCTGATAAAAATATGGCGGCTGATTTCTCAGCCGCCATATCGCTGCAGTCGTGGGACCATTCGACTTCATGTTGATCAAGAAGAAGGGCCCGATAGACGGGGTCCTTTTCCTCATTTCATTTTGACGTTCGGTTCACGCGACCAAATTCGCAAATTTCCGAGAAGCTCGATAAACGAGGCAGCATCCTTTGGCGCGGCAAGCAGGATGACGCCCTCATCGAGACCTTTGGAAATGCCGGCCTTTTCCAATAACGGCAGGGCAGCGGCGGTGTATCCAATGAACTTGCAGTGCGCAAAAGCGTCCGCCACAAAATCCCGCGCCGTCGACTCTTTCAGCAGGTCTATCATGCCGCTTTCCGAGGGTAGAACGGCAACTGCATCATAAAGCACAGAAGGACCACCATCGATCATCTGGTGACCTTCGATGAACGAGCCGTCTGAAGCTTGAGCACCGCCGACTGTCGGGGTGATAATCTCGAAAATCGCTTTTTCTGCGAGCAAGGCCTTTTGAAGTGCCATGACCAGTTTGGCATCAAACCCATCCGTCAACAAAATGCCGAGCTTCCTGCCCTCAAAGCGCTGCGGACCTTTCTTGATTATGCTGAGTGCGGGTGATGGAGGAAGGTCCTGCCTTGTAGGAACAGCGGCGTCAGCCGGCGACGGCAAGACTTTCAGGCCCAGACCTCGCGCAACTTTCGCCGCCAAGGTATCGTCAATGTTCAAAAGGTGCGAAACGACGCGTTCGCGAATAACCGGCGTTTTGACTTTACTGAGCTCGAACGTCAGTGCTGCGGCGATATGCTTTTGTTCCGGCAACGTCTGGGAGATGTAAAACTGGCGGGCCTGACTGTAATGATCTGCAAAGGATTCAGCCCGCAGCCGAACTTTTTGACCAGATTCTGCATCGGCAAATGCCCGGAAGCCCTTATCCGGCGATTCCCTCGGTCCTTCTCCCCAAGAGTTCGGCTGGTAGTTCACCCGGCCGATAGGGTTGCGCATGGCCATATGTCCATCTTGCTGGAAATTGGCGAACGGGCATTTGGGGGCGTTGATGGGTATATGGGTGAAATTCGGCCCTCCGAGGCGTTTCAGCTGCGTGTCGAGATACGAGAAATTGCGGCCCTGAAGTAGTGGATCGTTAGAAAAGTCGATGCCCGGTGGCACGTTCTGTGTCATAAACGCGACCTGTTCCGTCTCGGCGAAGAAATTATCGGGCATGCGGTCCAGGACAAGCCGTCCGACTGCGATCGGCGGCAAGGTTTCTTCGGGGATGATCTTTGTTGCGTCCAGGATGTCGAAATCGAAATTGTCGGCAAATTCTTGATCGAACAATTGGACTTGCAACTCCCATTCGGGAAATGCGCCGGATTTGATCGATTCCCACAGGTCGCGGCGATGGAAATCCGGGTCAGCGCCATTGATCTTGACCGCTTCGTTCCATGCGACTGATTGGAGTCCGAGTTTGGGCTTCCAGTGGAATTTTACAAAAGTGGATTGATCCTGATCATTGACGAAGCGAAACGTGTGAACGCCGAAACCTTCCATGAAGCGAAATGAGCGCGGGATAGCCCGGTCCGACATGATCCACATGATCATGTGCATGCTTTCCGGGGTCAGGCTGATGAAGTCCCAAAAGTTGTCATGCGCCGATTGGGCCTGCGGAAAAGCCCGGTCAGGCTCCTGTTTGACAGCATGGATTATGTCTGGAAACTTTATGGCGTCCTGAATGAAAAACACCGGGATATTATTGCCGACGAGGTCCCAGTTACCCTCCTGAGTGTAGAACTTGACGGCAAATCCTCTGACGTCGCGTGCCAGATCGAACGATCCTTTGTTTCCGGCAACTGTTGAAAAACGCACAAATGCCGGGGTTCGCTGACCAGCTTTTTGAAACAGATCTGCCCTCGTATATTTGGCGAGGGATTCGTACGTCTCAAAAAAGCCGTGGGCCCCGTATCCGCGGGCATGCACAACCCGTTCCGGAATTCTTTCGTGGTCGAAGTGGAATATCTTCTCGCGGAAATGGAAATCTTCAAGAACCGTGGGCCCCCTTTCGCCGATCTTCAAGGAGTTTTGATCATCGGCAACGGGCCCGCCTTGGGCGGTGGTCAACGTCGGGGTGGTGCCTTCAGCGACCTGATGCAGTTCGCCACCATTGCCGCGACGCAATTTCTGATCGTGCATTGTTGCTTCATCAGCAAGTTTTCTTGGTGTTCCAGACATGGGTCTAGTCCTCTTAGGAAGAGTGCATATACGGGTGATCCAAGTGGGTTATCTCTTCTTGTTCTTACCCCCTCCAGCAGCATCGGAGATGCCGTCGAGGTCAGCATCTGTCTGCATTTCTTCCTGCAAGGTGGCATCGAGCAAATCGACGGCGTCAGTTAGCTCCAGGGTCGTTGCCAGCTTCTTGAGTGCTCTGTATTTGACGATCTCGTAATGCTCAACGGCCTGGGCAGCGGCAATCAGACCAAGGTCAAGTGCCGGACTATCCGCATATTCCGCAGTGATCTGTTCGCCCTCCTCGATGATGGCATCGATGGCGGGGCACGTCTTGCCCCTTGCCGGTTTCCCCAAGGCATCGAACACTTGTTCCAAACGTTGAATATGTATCTTGGTCTGTTCGAGATGTTTTTCGAAAGCGCCCTTTAGACTTGCCGCCTTCGCAACCGCCGTCATTTTTGGCAAAGCGGCAACGATCTTGTTCTCACCGTAGTAAATGTCTTTCAGATTATCATAGAAGAAGTCTTCGACAGTTCTGATCTGCATGAGGATGCTCCTTGTCAAAAGTGCAACCCTAACTTGCCGCCGCCGAAGATGTTCCCGGTCTCGTCCTGATTCAACGTGATTTTCAAGTGATGAGCTCTAGGGGCCCTTAAATGCAGGTAAAAATGAACCTGGCACGGGACCGAGCTGCATCGTTCAGCTCGCGGACGGATGTCATCTAGTTCAGCAGTATCATTGCCTCCTGAGCAGCGGCACAAAATGCGGCGCGCGAATGTTCGATCATTGAAGGCAGTTCAAGTGACGCATAACAAATTGCCATGGCATCCTGCAATTCCGGCCCACCGTTGTCGGGCCAGTGGTTGAGCATCCAGAACAAGGCTTCCAGAGGGCCCTCGATGCTGCGGCCAACGCCATCCGATGTGCTGACAGCTACTGGGATTTGCCAAGACAAATTATCCACTTTGTTGACCAATATCGTCGCTGCCCTGTGCCATCCTTTCCTCCTTGTGGGTCGCCACTCCAACCACCCGCGCCTCACTTTGTTCCGTGGAAGATACAACGGCGGCAGAAAGCAATCTTAGCTGCAGAAGAGGTTTTCCCACCTCCAGCGGCAAGTGCCGCAACTGGGGAACCAATCCTGTCCTTGCAAGTTTGGTGCGTTGTTCACGAGCGTTCCGGAGATTGGCCATGTCAC
This window of the Phyllobacterium zundukense genome carries:
- a CDS encoding catalase, which produces MSGTPRKLADEATMHDQKLRRGNGGELHQVAEGTTPTLTTAQGGPVADDQNSLKIGERGPTVLEDFHFREKIFHFDHERIPERVVHARGYGAHGFFETYESLAKYTRADLFQKAGQRTPAFVRFSTVAGNKGSFDLARDVRGFAVKFYTQEGNWDLVGNNIPVFFIQDAIKFPDIIHAVKQEPDRAFPQAQSAHDNFWDFISLTPESMHMIMWIMSDRAIPRSFRFMEGFGVHTFRFVNDQDQSTFVKFHWKPKLGLQSVAWNEAVKINGADPDFHRRDLWESIKSGAFPEWELQVQLFDQEFADNFDFDILDATKIIPEETLPPIAVGRLVLDRMPDNFFAETEQVAFMTQNVPPGIDFSNDPLLQGRNFSYLDTQLKRLGGPNFTHIPINAPKCPFANFQQDGHMAMRNPIGRVNYQPNSWGEGPRESPDKGFRAFADAESGQKVRLRAESFADHYSQARQFYISQTLPEQKHIAAALTFELSKVKTPVIRERVVSHLLNIDDTLAAKVARGLGLKVLPSPADAAVPTRQDLPPSPALSIIKKGPQRFEGRKLGILLTDGFDAKLVMALQKALLAEKAIFEIITPTVGGAQASDGSFIEGHQMIDGGPSVLYDAVAVLPSESGMIDLLKESTARDFVADAFAHCKFIGYTAAALPLLEKAGISKGLDEGVILLAAPKDAASFIELLGNLRIWSREPNVKMK
- a CDS encoding ferritin-like domain-containing protein, with the protein product MQIRTVEDFFYDNLKDIYYGENKIVAALPKMTAVAKAASLKGAFEKHLEQTKIHIQRLEQVFDALGKPARGKTCPAIDAIIEEGEQITAEYADSPALDLGLIAAAQAVEHYEIVKYRALKKLATTLELTDAVDLLDATLQEEMQTDADLDGISDAAGGGKNKKR
- a CDS encoding DUF982 domain-containing protein produces the protein MDNLSWQIPVAVSTSDGVGRSIEGPLEALFWMLNHWPDNGGPELQDAMAICYASLELPSMIEHSRAAFCAAAQEAMILLN